The nucleotide sequence CTATTTTCTTGGATTAACACTCATATAGATTTTCGCCTATTTGAAAAGTGTCAACTTAACTATTCGTAAGAGATGAACCATCCCAATTTTTGTGACTCGCAAGATTTTGCCCATCATAAGCTCTTTGTGACTTGACAACTGACCCGAAGTCAGTTATGATGTATATATAACTGACCCAAAGTCAGTTGGAGAGAAGTGGCATGGTTATCAAACAAAGAGCAATCAGCGATGAGCAAAAAGAAGAACGTCGCCTGGCTATTTTAGAGGCGACGTTACAGTTATATCAGGAAACGTCTTATGAGGCGGTCAATATGGCGGAAGTGGCGGAAAAGGCCGGGATTGCCAAAGGCACGGTGTATCTCTACTTCAAAACCAAGGAAGAGTTATTTTTAGCCTTATTGGCCCAGGAATTTGCCGCCTGGTTTGATGAAGCCGAAGCCTGTTTTAAGCAGATACAAGCCGGTCAGGGGAGCTGTACGGTTGATGAATTCATTGCCCTGATCGGTTATTCTTTAGAAAACCGGTCTACGCTGGTGCGTTTAACGGCCATTTTACACAGCATTCTAGAGCAAAACATTGACTTTGCCCCGGCTTTGCACTTTAAACAACTGCTGCTGGCCCGCATCTTGCAGGCA is from Anaerolineae bacterium and encodes:
- a CDS encoding TetR family transcriptional regulator, coding for MVIKQRAISDEQKEERRLAILEATLQLYQETSYEAVNMAEVAEKAGIAKGTVYLYFKTKEELFLALLAQEFAAWFDEAEACFKQIQAGQGSCTVDEFIALIGYSLENRSTLVRLTAILHSILEQNIDFAPALHFKQLLLARILQAGALLETCLPFLEPGQGTLVMLHIYVLLIGVQQLAEPAPIVKQVIAQKGLEVFQVDFSAYFLQSLKIFLNGLKSQTSK